In one Alphaproteobacteria bacterium SS10 genomic region, the following are encoded:
- a CDS encoding NAD-glutamate dehydrogenase — MKAALLDRIIEVQADFVPEASRDGIADFTRKTFAHVAPDDLSRRSVGHLAHAALSLWQFSQERGGPGAKIRIFTPETEDAGWTARASLIQIVNADMPFLVDSVTAALQRMGLTLKLVVHPVLRVTRDDTGLLQEVAPALEGEITGPGEDLGLESIMHIEINRTTDQERQDSIIRRLRSVLDDVRAAVNDWSAMRELCVEIAERIGTDEDDDHIAEAQAFLKWAADNHFTFLGYRHYQFEGDGDGMMLKINHADGLGILADQAYSVFDGLRNFQQLPVNAQELFRRENPLFLTKSNRPATVHRSVPMDAIIVKERDAEGKTIGEHLLLGLFTSIAYNRSARDIPYLRAKVQRAIAAAGLPEQSHTGKALAHILDTYPRDELFQMTDDELLDIATGVLHLTERPRVALFIRRDPFDRFVSCMVYVPRDRYDTSLRQRWQRLLETEFGAEVSSYFVTLDATVLARIQFILTTQDPLDDVNVEEVEKRLAEAARVWEDRLQDALIEAHGEEEAERLLELYGVAFPAGYRERETARQAIMDIARIENILSGSPLAMSLYKPVDAEAGQLHFRLCHPGRPLSLSKVLPTLDNLGLQITTERPFEIRPKDHDNSIWLHDFEGRLAVDFDGDLESRREAFHDAFAEIWAGAAENDPLNRLILSAGLTWREVALLRAYSRYLRQLRFPLSQLALAKILAANPKITKELVSLHHAMHDPAGPEDKAARDSAVGGHLVALDHALEDVNSLDDDRAIRAFISVIRETLRTNYFQRDKAGGIRPWIAFKLNAAAIDEVPLPRPQREIFVYSPRFEAVHLRGGLVARGGLRWSDRNDDFRTEVLGLMKAQMVKNAVIVPVGAKGGFVLKQPPTEGGRDAFQAEGVACYKLFIRALLEITDNIIDGAIVAPQDVVRHDDDDPYMVVAADKGTATFSDIANGVAAEHDFWLDDAFASGGSAGYDHKGMGITAKGGWESVKRHFREIGKNIQEEPFTCVGVGDMSGDVFGNGMLLSEQTKLIAAFNHLHIFIDPDPDPPKSFAERKRMFELPRSAWTDYDEAVMSKGGAVYDRSAKSLTITPEIQELLGLDRDKLTPTELIRAVLLAETELLWFGGIGTYIKAADESHGDVGDKANDQIRIDGRELRAKVIGEGANLGVTQAGRIEAAEYGVRLNTDFIDNSAGVDCSDHEVNIKILLRQVMAENRLNREDRNTLLADMTDEVSDLVLMDNYLQTQAISLALAEGPKRFEDHVRLMRQMERQGILNRKIEGLPDDEAVSQRSRDGRGMTRPEFSVLLAYSKIKLYDELLASDLPDDDYLVSDLVKYFPRPIRRQYRDDILSHQLRREIIATVEANSIVNRAGPTFAIELADKTGMGASEIARAYAVVRECFSLREMWGQIQAGDNYINAADQCDMMRWTIRLIERGSAWFLNNLPQPLDIAATVERFKEPLEVAVGCLETMAPEPELEGIKQRREAFEAAGAAPELARRVARIPVLFGACDIARTAEHAEVPVAVAAKLYTEIGDYFGTSWLRLQAIGLPRANHWRKQAVIAILDDLYALQAKMTREILTGVEGEFSPEASNLHLIEKWTANRTQQVARLHSLLAEFRSSPEVGLSMLAIANRQLRSLSEV, encoded by the coding sequence ATGAAGGCCGCGCTGCTAGACCGGATTATTGAGGTCCAGGCCGATTTCGTGCCAGAGGCGAGCCGCGACGGCATTGCCGATTTTACCCGCAAGACCTTCGCCCATGTGGCGCCCGATGACCTGTCTCGCCGGTCGGTTGGGCATCTGGCCCATGCGGCCCTGTCACTATGGCAGTTCTCACAAGAACGCGGCGGCCCCGGCGCCAAGATCCGCATCTTCACCCCCGAGACCGAGGATGCCGGCTGGACCGCACGGGCTAGTCTGATCCAGATCGTTAACGCCGACATGCCGTTCCTGGTCGACAGTGTAACGGCGGCCCTGCAACGCATGGGGCTGACGCTTAAGCTGGTTGTGCACCCGGTGCTGCGGGTAACCCGCGATGATACCGGGCTGCTGCAAGAGGTGGCACCGGCACTTGAGGGGGAGATCACCGGCCCCGGCGAAGATCTCGGCCTTGAATCGATCATGCACATCGAGATCAACCGCACCACGGATCAAGAGCGCCAGGACAGCATTATCCGACGCCTCCGCTCCGTTCTCGATGATGTGCGGGCGGCGGTAAATGACTGGAGCGCCATGCGTGAGCTCTGCGTTGAGATCGCGGAGCGTATTGGCACTGACGAGGATGATGACCATATCGCCGAGGCGCAGGCCTTCCTGAAATGGGCGGCTGACAACCACTTCACCTTCCTCGGCTATCGCCATTATCAGTTTGAGGGTGATGGCGATGGCATGATGCTGAAGATCAACCATGCCGATGGCCTGGGTATCCTGGCTGATCAGGCCTATTCCGTCTTTGACGGCCTGCGGAACTTCCAGCAGCTGCCAGTAAACGCCCAAGAACTATTCCGGCGCGAGAACCCGCTATTCCTGACCAAATCCAATCGCCCGGCGACGGTTCACCGCTCGGTGCCGATGGATGCGATCATCGTGAAAGAGCGGGATGCCGAGGGTAAGACGATTGGCGAGCACCTACTGCTCGGCCTGTTCACCTCCATCGCCTATAACCGCAGCGCCCGGGACATCCCCTATCTGCGCGCCAAGGTACAACGCGCGATTGCCGCTGCTGGCCTGCCAGAGCAAAGCCACACCGGTAAAGCACTCGCCCATATTCTGGACACCTATCCGCGAGATGAGCTGTTCCAGATGACGGATGATGAGTTGCTGGACATCGCCACGGGCGTCCTGCACCTCACTGAGCGACCTCGCGTTGCCCTGTTTATCCGGCGTGACCCATTTGATCGCTTTGTTTCCTGCATGGTCTATGTGCCGCGCGATCGCTACGACACCAGCCTGCGCCAACGTTGGCAGCGGCTGCTGGAGACAGAGTTTGGCGCCGAGGTATCAAGCTATTTCGTCACCCTCGACGCGACGGTACTTGCCCGTATTCAGTTCATCCTGACAACCCAGGATCCGCTGGATGACGTCAATGTTGAAGAGGTTGAGAAGCGCCTCGCCGAGGCTGCGCGGGTCTGGGAAGACCGCCTCCAGGACGCATTGATTGAAGCGCATGGTGAGGAGGAGGCCGAGCGTCTGCTCGAACTCTATGGCGTTGCGTTCCCAGCTGGTTACCGGGAGCGTGAGACAGCCCGCCAGGCGATTATGGATATCGCCCGGATCGAAAACATTCTGTCTGGCTCACCCTTAGCGATGAGCCTCTACAAGCCGGTCGATGCCGAGGCTGGGCAGCTGCATTTCCGCCTATGCCATCCTGGTCGTCCGCTCTCACTATCCAAGGTGCTGCCGACCCTGGATAATCTGGGGCTGCAAATCACGACGGAACGGCCGTTTGAGATCCGGCCCAAGGATCATGACAACAGCATCTGGCTGCATGATTTCGAAGGTCGCCTCGCCGTAGATTTCGATGGAGATCTGGAAAGTCGCCGTGAAGCCTTCCACGACGCCTTTGCCGAAATCTGGGCCGGGGCGGCGGAGAATGATCCGCTAAACCGTCTAATTCTATCGGCAGGCCTTACCTGGCGTGAGGTCGCGCTGTTGCGCGCCTATTCCCGCTATTTGCGTCAGCTGCGCTTCCCGCTCAGCCAGTTGGCCTTGGCCAAGATTTTGGCGGCTAATCCCAAGATTACCAAAGAGCTGGTATCCCTCCACCACGCCATGCATGACCCGGCGGGCCCAGAGGATAAGGCCGCGCGTGACAGTGCGGTTGGTGGCCATCTGGTGGCCCTAGACCATGCGTTGGAGGATGTGAACAGCCTCGACGATGATCGGGCCATCCGCGCCTTCATCAGCGTGATCCGTGAGACCTTGCGCACCAACTACTTCCAGCGGGACAAGGCTGGCGGCATCCGCCCATGGATCGCCTTCAAGTTGAATGCCGCCGCGATTGATGAGGTGCCATTGCCGCGCCCGCAGCGTGAGATCTTTGTCTACAGCCCACGCTTTGAGGCGGTGCATCTGCGTGGTGGCTTGGTGGCCCGTGGCGGCCTGCGTTGGTCAGACCGTAATGACGATTTCCGTACCGAGGTCCTGGGCCTGATGAAAGCCCAGATGGTTAAGAACGCGGTGATCGTGCCGGTTGGCGCCAAGGGTGGCTTCGTTTTGAAGCAGCCACCGACCGAAGGTGGTCGCGACGCGTTCCAAGCCGAAGGGGTGGCCTGCTACAAGCTCTTCATTCGGGCGCTGTTAGAGATAACAGACAACATCATTGACGGCGCCATTGTGGCGCCGCAGGACGTGGTACGTCACGATGATGACGACCCCTATATGGTGGTCGCCGCCGATAAGGGGACGGCAACCTTCTCCGATATCGCCAATGGCGTCGCAGCTGAGCATGATTTCTGGCTCGATGATGCCTTCGCCTCTGGCGGTTCGGCAGGCTACGACCATAAGGGCATGGGCATTACCGCCAAAGGCGGTTGGGAGAGCGTGAAGCGCCACTTCCGCGAGATTGGTAAAAACATCCAGGAAGAGCCCTTCACCTGTGTCGGTGTGGGTGACATGTCCGGTGATGTGTTCGGCAACGGCATGTTGTTGAGTGAGCAAACCAAGCTCATTGCCGCGTTCAACCACCTGCATATCTTCATCGATCCCGATCCGGATCCGCCCAAGAGTTTCGCTGAGCGTAAGCGGATGTTTGAGCTGCCGCGCAGTGCCTGGACCGATTATGACGAGGCGGTGATGTCAAAGGGCGGTGCCGTCTATGACCGCAGCGCCAAATCCCTGACCATTACCCCAGAGATCCAAGAGCTCTTAGGCCTGGACCGGGATAAGCTGACACCGACGGAGCTTATCCGCGCAGTCCTGCTGGCGGAAACCGAGCTGCTGTGGTTCGGTGGTATCGGCACCTATATCAAGGCCGCTGACGAGAGCCATGGCGATGTGGGCGACAAGGCCAATGACCAAATCCGCATCGATGGCCGTGAGCTGCGTGCCAAGGTGATCGGTGAGGGCGCCAATCTGGGTGTGACCCAGGCTGGCCGTATTGAGGCGGCTGAATATGGCGTGCGTCTCAACACCGACTTCATTGATAACTCGGCCGGTGTCGATTGCTCTGACCATGAGGTGAATATCAAAATTCTCCTACGTCAGGTTATGGCCGAAAACCGCCTGAACCGTGAGGATCGAAACACCCTTCTGGCCGATATGACCGATGAGGTTTCCGATCTGGTCCTGATGGATAACTACCTCCAAACCCAGGCGATTAGCCTCGCCTTGGCCGAGGGGCCAAAGCGGTTTGAGGATCATGTCCGCCTTATGCGGCAGATGGAGCGGCAGGGTATCCTGAACCGCAAGATCGAGGGGCTGCCTGACGATGAGGCGGTATCCCAACGATCCCGCGATGGCCGCGGGATGACCCGGCCTGAGTTCTCTGTCCTGCTCGCTTACAGCAAGATCAAACTCTATGACGAGTTGCTGGCGAGCGATTTGCCGGATGATGATTACCTCGTTTCTGATTTGGTGAAGTACTTCCCACGTCCAATCCGCAGGCAGTACCGCGACGATATTCTAAGCCACCAGCTGCGCCGGGAGATCATTGCCACAGTTGAGGCGAACTCCATCGTCAACCGCGCGGGCCCAACCTTCGCGATTGAGCTGGCGGACAAGACCGGCATGGGGGCATCGGAGATTGCCCGCGCCTATGCCGTGGTTCGTGAGTGTTTCAGCCTGCGGGAGATGTGGGGCCAGATCCAGGCTGGCGACAACTACATCAACGCCGCCGATCAGTGCGACATGATGCGCTGGACCATCCGGTTGATTGAGCGGGGCAGCGCCTGGTTCTTGAACAACCTGCCGCAGCCGCTGGACATCGCCGCAACCGTCGAACGGTTTAAAGAGCCGCTGGAGGTTGCTGTTGGTTGCCTTGAGACTATGGCGCCAGAACCGGAGCTCGAGGGTATTAAGCAGCGGCGTGAGGCCTTTGAGGCGGCTGGTGCTGCCCCTGAGCTGGCGCGCCGCGTGGCCCGTATCCCGGTGCTGTTCGGTGCTTGTGATATTGCCCGTACGGCAGAGCATGCCGAGGTGCCTGTTGCAGTTGCTGCCAAGCTTTACACGGAGATTGGTGATTACTTCGGCACGTCCTGGCTGCGACTGCAGGCTATTGGCCTCCCGCGCGCCAATCACTGGCGTAAGCAGGCGGTGATCGCCATTCTTGATGACCTCTATGCCCTGCAGGCCAAGATGACCCGTGAGATCCTGACCGGTGTTGAGGGTGAGTTCAGCCCAGAGGCTAGCAATCTGCACCTCATTGAGAAGTGGACGGCCAACCGGACCCAGCAGGTAGCACGGCTGCATAGCCTGCTCGCCGAGTTCCGATCCTCGCCAGAGGTTGGTTTGTCCATGCTCGCCATTGCCAACCGACAGCTGCGTAGCCTCTCAGAAGTCTAG
- a CDS encoding MFS transporter, translating into MVEAAEAPATDRPRWPAIGAWCLYDWANSAFNTVVLTFVFSVYFAKGVVGDEAAGSGQWGIAIGLAGLIVAFTSPVLGAIADHAGARKPWLALFTAITVLATAALWFAEPDPGFALYVLALVIIASVTFEWGQVFYNAMLTGVAPTAMTGRISGWGWGLGYFGGLGCLALCLTLLIQPDPPMFGLDKGAQEPVRATALLVAVWFALFSLPLFLAPVERRGDSVGLGDAVARGLKQLRASLVELWQQRNLLRFLIASALYRDGLGTLFAVGGLYAAGTFGMEFDEILIFAIGLNVTAGLGAALFAWVDDWVGPKPTILLALAGLIGLGTATLLVTDKTVFMALALGLGIFVGPAQAASRSMLARLSDPAQVTEMFGLYALTGKSIAFLGPLLFGVVTTATDSQRWGMATIIVFLAAGALLLLTVRPPAKQTSQ; encoded by the coding sequence ATGGTAGAGGCGGCTGAAGCGCCAGCTACGGACCGGCCACGCTGGCCCGCGATCGGTGCCTGGTGCCTTTATGATTGGGCGAATTCTGCCTTCAATACGGTGGTGCTGACCTTTGTGTTCAGCGTCTATTTCGCCAAGGGCGTTGTGGGGGATGAGGCAGCAGGCAGCGGCCAATGGGGCATTGCCATTGGCCTGGCCGGTTTGATTGTTGCCTTCACCAGCCCGGTCTTGGGGGCCATTGCCGACCATGCCGGTGCCCGCAAACCGTGGTTGGCTCTGTTCACTGCCATCACCGTTCTTGCCACCGCTGCCCTTTGGTTTGCGGAGCCTGATCCCGGTTTCGCCCTTTATGTTCTGGCACTTGTGATCATTGCCAGCGTGACCTTTGAGTGGGGACAGGTGTTTTACAACGCCATGCTTACCGGGGTGGCGCCGACCGCCATGACGGGCCGTATCTCCGGCTGGGGATGGGGCCTGGGCTATTTCGGTGGGCTCGGCTGTTTGGCGCTTTGCCTAACGCTGTTGATCCAGCCTGACCCGCCCATGTTCGGGTTGGATAAGGGAGCGCAAGAGCCGGTTCGGGCGACGGCCCTGCTGGTGGCGGTTTGGTTTGCCCTATTCTCCCTTCCGCTATTCCTTGCGCCAGTAGAGCGGCGTGGCGACAGCGTTGGGTTGGGTGACGCTGTGGCGCGTGGGCTTAAGCAGTTGCGGGCTAGCCTGGTTGAGCTGTGGCAGCAGCGAAACCTGCTCCGTTTCTTGATTGCGTCAGCACTCTACCGCGATGGTCTGGGCACGCTTTTTGCCGTTGGTGGCCTCTATGCCGCGGGCACTTTTGGGATGGAGTTCGATGAGATCCTGATCTTCGCCATTGGGCTCAATGTAACCGCTGGCCTGGGTGCTGCTCTCTTCGCCTGGGTGGATGATTGGGTTGGGCCGAAACCAACAATCTTGTTGGCCTTGGCTGGTCTGATTGGCCTTGGCACCGCAACGCTCTTGGTGACGGATAAGACCGTCTTTATGGCCCTTGCCCTTGGCCTCGGCATCTTCGTCGGGCCGGCCCAGGCGGCCAGCCGATCAATGCTGGCGCGGTTAAGTGATCCCGCCCAGGTAACCGAGATGTTTGGCCTCTACGCCCTGACCGGCAAATCAATTGCCTTTCTGGGCCCGCTCCTATTCGGGGTGGTGACCACCGCCACGGATAGCCAGCGCTGGGGCATGGCGACCATCATCGTCTTCCTCGCCGCCGGTGCGCTGCTACTGCTCACCGTCCGCCCACCTGCAAAGCAGACTTCCCAGTAA
- a CDS encoding tetratricopeptide repeat protein, translated as MSPQQQITQAAQMTPQQVLDKAAELESKGDVQQAIAFYRFLISMDPGDGRALFRLGNLLLSNNMPKECLPYYRVLVELNPNYAPGRINFSIAFKKLGRLNKAIEQLQAVVDQDPDNLAAWQQLADSQRTAENLPEALVAFKRWLELAPDDAKAAHMVKSVEAFLDGNNAGPDRADDKYVASYFDQYAKTFDSHTASVLRYQGPKILKQVSAQAGLLDGDKRDVLDLGCGTGLCGEFLAPNASRLDGIDLSPVMLEEAGKKGIYNELIEGELVSAMEGLEENSYDLAVAGDVFCYIGALEDTFAQVARLVRPQGGFLFTVESMTYNEVDAGAVDHILRHSGRYAQHRDYIERLAAEHGFDVMQITNETLRLEYGKPIAGWMVLLQRLA; from the coding sequence ATGTCGCCGCAGCAGCAGATCACCCAAGCCGCGCAAATGACGCCCCAGCAGGTGCTGGATAAAGCCGCCGAACTTGAGAGCAAAGGCGATGTTCAACAGGCCATCGCCTTCTACCGGTTCTTGATCTCCATGGACCCGGGCGATGGCCGCGCGCTGTTCCGCCTCGGTAACCTTCTGCTCAGTAACAACATGCCGAAGGAATGCCTGCCCTATTACCGGGTGTTGGTTGAGTTGAACCCGAATTACGCGCCGGGGCGCATCAATTTCTCGATCGCTTTCAAGAAGCTTGGCCGTCTGAATAAGGCGATTGAGCAACTGCAAGCTGTTGTCGATCAGGATCCCGATAACCTTGCCGCCTGGCAGCAACTGGCTGACAGTCAACGCACGGCTGAAAACCTGCCTGAGGCCTTGGTGGCCTTTAAGCGATGGTTGGAGCTGGCGCCCGATGACGCCAAGGCTGCCCATATGGTGAAGTCAGTTGAGGCCTTCCTCGACGGTAACAATGCCGGTCCTGACCGCGCCGATGACAAATACGTGGCGAGCTATTTCGACCAATATGCCAAGACATTCGACAGCCATACGGCGTCTGTCCTGCGCTACCAGGGGCCTAAGATCCTGAAGCAGGTGTCAGCTCAGGCTGGTCTGCTCGATGGTGATAAGCGTGATGTGCTCGACCTCGGCTGCGGTACCGGGCTTTGCGGCGAGTTTCTGGCGCCAAACGCCAGCCGGTTGGACGGCATCGATCTATCGCCAGTGATGCTGGAAGAGGCCGGCAAGAAGGGCATCTATAACGAGCTAATCGAGGGCGAGCTGGTCAGCGCTATGGAAGGGCTGGAAGAGAACAGCTACGACCTCGCGGTTGCCGGTGACGTCTTCTGCTATATCGGTGCGCTTGAGGATACCTTTGCCCAGGTTGCACGCCTGGTGCGGCCACAGGGTGGTTTCCTCTTCACCGTTGAATCCATGACCTATAACGAGGTTGATGCTGGCGCGGTGGACCACATCCTCCGTCACTCCGGCCGCTATGCGCAGCACCGCGATTACATTGAGCGGTTGGCCGCTGAACATGGGTTCGATGTGATGCAGATCACCAATGAGACCCTGCGCCTAGAATATGGCAAGCCGATTGCGGGCTGGATGGTGCTGCTGCAGCGCTTGGCTTAA
- a CDS encoding complex I NDUFA9 subunit family protein, producing MTLNQSGKTATVFGGTGFLGRYVVQALTRAGYEVRIPTRAAARANRLRVSGVVGQVVPITANIKDDATVHRLVEGAQVVVNLVGILAENRRQKFPAVHTDLPERIAKASAAAGVEKLVHISAIGADKNSKAAYARSKALGEEAILAAFPNATILRPSVVFGPEDEFLNRFGEMAMLAPALPLIGGGHTRFQPVYVGDVADAVMAAITRREAAGQTYELGGPRRYSLKQILDYINEETGRHRRLVNLPFGVAKLQGAVFERLPGQMLTRDQVELLKSDNVVADDAKTLADLDIEATTLEVIAPTYLYRFRKGGRFAPRKAAGTTTEAATSDS from the coding sequence ATGACCCTCAATCAGTCTGGCAAGACCGCCACCGTCTTTGGTGGCACCGGTTTTCTTGGTCGCTACGTGGTGCAGGCCCTGACCCGCGCCGGTTATGAGGTGCGCATCCCAACCCGCGCGGCGGCCCGTGCTAACCGCCTTCGGGTTAGCGGTGTGGTTGGCCAGGTGGTGCCGATCACCGCCAACATCAAAGATGACGCGACGGTCCATCGCTTGGTTGAGGGCGCGCAGGTTGTTGTAAACCTAGTTGGTATCCTTGCCGAGAACCGGCGCCAGAAATTCCCGGCCGTCCATACTGACCTACCCGAGCGGATTGCCAAGGCATCGGCCGCCGCCGGGGTTGAGAAGCTGGTTCATATCTCTGCCATCGGCGCCGATAAGAACAGCAAGGCTGCCTATGCTCGCAGTAAGGCCCTGGGTGAAGAGGCCATCTTGGCGGCGTTCCCAAACGCCACCATCCTGCGCCCCAGCGTGGTGTTTGGACCGGAGGATGAGTTCCTCAACCGCTTTGGCGAGATGGCGATGCTGGCCCCTGCCCTACCGCTAATCGGTGGTGGCCATACCCGGTTCCAGCCAGTTTATGTGGGTGATGTCGCCGATGCCGTGATGGCCGCCATCACCCGGCGTGAGGCTGCAGGACAGACCTATGAGCTGGGCGGGCCGCGCCGCTACAGCTTGAAGCAGATCCTCGACTACATCAATGAGGAGACGGGGCGTCATCGCCGCCTGGTCAATCTGCCATTTGGCGTTGCAAAACTGCAGGGCGCCGTGTTTGAGCGCCTACCAGGCCAGATGCTGACCCGTGATCAGGTTGAGCTTTTGAAGAGCGATAATGTGGTGGCGGATGACGCCAAGACCCTGGCTGATTTGGATATCGAGGCGACCACGCTAGAGGTGATCGCACCGACCTATCTCTATCGCTTCCGCAAAGGTGGTCGCTTTGCACCGCGCAAGGCAGCAGGCACCACAACTGAGGCAGCGACCTCAGACAGCTAA
- a CDS encoding ribonuclease D: protein MTIHLHQDDLPDDFDPGKAVAIDSETTGLHPGRDRLCLVQVSSGDGDAHLVKVGKEIAPAPNLTRILADEKVLKLYHYARFDIAMLFDSYGVMSAPNYCTKIASRLVRTYTDRHSLKTLCQELLGVSLSKEQQSSDWAAEELTKEQMGYAASDVLYLHQLCERLNEMLEREGRLDLALSCFDFLPTRCQLDLAGWPEVDIFSHS, encoded by the coding sequence ATGACAATTCATCTGCATCAAGACGACCTGCCTGACGATTTCGATCCGGGCAAAGCTGTCGCTATCGATAGTGAGACCACTGGCCTGCACCCTGGCCGTGACCGCCTCTGCCTGGTTCAGGTCTCCTCCGGCGATGGCGATGCGCATTTGGTGAAGGTGGGCAAAGAGATCGCGCCAGCCCCCAACCTGACCCGCATCCTGGCGGACGAGAAGGTGCTGAAGCTCTATCACTACGCCCGGTTTGATATTGCCATGCTGTTCGACAGCTATGGGGTGATGAGCGCACCGAACTACTGCACCAAGATCGCCTCACGCCTGGTGCGCACCTATACCGACCGGCATTCGCTTAAGACCCTGTGTCAGGAACTGTTGGGCGTTAGCCTGTCGAAAGAGCAGCAAAGCTCCGACTGGGCAGCGGAGGAGCTGACCAAAGAACAGATGGGCTACGCTGCCAGTGACGTCCTCTATCTGCATCAGCTTTGTGAGCGTTTGAATGAGATGCTGGAGCGTGAAGGGCGGCTCGATTTAGCGCTCTCTTGCTTTGATTTTCTGCCAACCCGATGCCAGTTAGACCTAGCCGGTTGGCCGGAAGTGGACATTTTCAGCCACTCATAA
- a CDS encoding KpsF/GutQ family sugar-phosphate isomerase translates to MAFALVTLGPSVKGRLRVSTQPAAVNPAATDAGDATDKPVDVVAVARKTLGLEAEGLEALAASIDDVFVSAVDLIFKVTGGVAAPGQAPGQAQGRVVVTGIGKSGHVANKITATLASTGTPALFVHPAEAQHGDLGMITPNDVILALSNSGRMAELATLAPYAKRFQIPLIGMTKDAASPLAEQSDIALILPSFEEACPLHLAPTTSTTMMMALGDALAMALLERRGFSADEFRIFHPGGALGQKLLRVADLMHQGDALPLLPEDASMADILVMISEKSFGCAGLIDGAGKLLGIITDGDLRRHMAPDLLTRPALDIMTKGPKTIRPQALAAEALAVMNEKSITSLFVLEDGKPVGIIHVHDLLRSGVA, encoded by the coding sequence ATGGCTTTTGCCCTTGTGACCCTCGGGCCCTCGGTTAAGGGGCGGTTACGCGTGAGCACCCAACCCGCAGCAGTAAATCCAGCAGCCACCGATGCCGGTGATGCTACCGATAAGCCCGTCGACGTCGTGGCCGTCGCCCGCAAGACGCTCGGCCTTGAGGCTGAGGGGCTGGAGGCGCTCGCGGCATCAATCGATGACGTCTTTGTCTCTGCTGTTGATTTGATCTTCAAGGTAACCGGCGGTGTTGCTGCCCCTGGACAGGCGCCAGGTCAAGCGCAGGGCCGCGTTGTTGTGACCGGGATCGGGAAAAGCGGTCACGTCGCCAATAAGATTACCGCCACCTTGGCCTCAACCGGTACGCCAGCCCTGTTTGTTCACCCCGCTGAGGCCCAGCATGGCGACCTTGGCATGATCACGCCGAATGATGTGATCCTGGCGCTCTCAAACTCTGGCCGTATGGCCGAACTGGCGACCCTGGCCCCATACGCTAAGCGGTTCCAGATCCCACTAATTGGGATGACTAAGGATGCTGCCTCACCTTTGGCTGAGCAGTCGGATATTGCGCTTATCCTGCCAAGTTTTGAGGAAGCCTGCCCGCTGCATCTGGCGCCGACCACCTCAACCACCATGATGATGGCTCTCGGCGATGCGCTGGCCATGGCGCTGCTTGAGCGTCGTGGCTTTTCAGCGGATGAGTTCCGCATCTTCCACCCTGGTGGCGCACTGGGGCAGAAGCTTCTGCGGGTTGCTGACCTGATGCACCAGGGGGATGCGCTGCCACTGCTGCCAGAAGATGCCTCCATGGCTGATATCCTGGTGATGATCAGTGAGAAGAGCTTTGGTTGTGCTGGCCTCATCGACGGGGCCGGTAAGCTGCTCGGCATTATCACCGATGGTGATTTGCGCCGCCATATGGCGCCCGACCTGCTGACCCGCCCGGCCTTGGACATCATGACCAAAGGGCCGAAGACGATCCGGCCGCAGGCGCTGGCCGCTGAGGCACTGGCTGTGATGAATGAGAAATCGATCACCAGCCTGTTCGTTCTGGAAGATGGCAAACCGGTTGGCATCATCCATGTCCATGATCTGCTGCGTTCGGGTGTTGCCTAA